One genomic region from Pyxicephalus adspersus chromosome 1, UCB_Pads_2.0, whole genome shotgun sequence encodes:
- the NFE2 gene encoding transcription factor NF-E2 45 kDa subunit isoform X2, giving the protein MDQDSAYNTEYGCHPPTVPYFGCSLGNNPRDSLVPNVNQGMPNFDRHYVDPISPQAQQVPTFSLASEYCPTSYTGMLMSNVSQMGAINHYTSKQAHTNGMSAPDHIAMQEACLNDVNNLHQPCKSQDDFESDSGLSLNFSDGESIEIENIDTQRLQSDFMEIIPPHVYQNQYIATNLTQSFMEHNPCETQSYITSQTQELVCSRDERRAVAMQIPFAIERIINLPVEDFNELLSRYSLTETQLALVRDIRRRGKNKVAAQNCRKRKMENIAILEKEIEQLRTEREGLHKERKEVKRIMEELKSNLKVLQQDLYSILKNKGSEFYQEDPLFKQTTEASIPFPAN; this is encoded by the coding sequence ATGGACCAAGATTCTGCTTATAATACTGAATATGGATGTCATCCACCCACAGTGCCATATTTTGGATGCAGTCTTGGCAATAACCCAAGAGATAGTTTAGTACCAAATGTAAACCAGGGCATGCCAAACTTTGATCGACATTATGTGGACCCCATTTCTCCTCAGGCTCAGCAAGTGCCCACTTTTTCTTTGGCTTCTGAATATTGCCCAACATCCTACACAGGAATGTTGATGTCAAATGTCTCTCAGATGGGTGCCATAAATCACTATACTTCAAAACAGGCGCATACGAATGGGATGAGTGCCCCAGACCACATTGCTATGCAAGAGGCTTGTCTGAATGATGTCAATAACCTACACCAGCCCTGTAAAAGCCAAGATGATTTTGAATCAGATTCTGGCTTATCTTTGAACTTCAGTGATGGTGAATCCATTGAAATAGAGAACATTGATACACAGAGGCTGCAGTCAGACTTTATGGAAATAATTCCTCCACATGTTTATCAAAACCAGTATATAGCTACAAACCTCACACAGTCTTTTATGGAACACAACCCATGTGAAACCCAATCCTACATTACATCGCAAACTCAAGAACTGGTctgcagtagggatgagcgaaggGCAGTCGCTATGCAAATTCCATTTGCTATAGAAAGAATCATCAATCTACCAGTGGAAGACTTTAATGAACTTCTGTCACGCTACTCATTAACAGAGACACAGCTGGCATTGGTCAGGGACATTCGCAGACGGGGGAAGAATAAAGTAGCTGCTCAAAATTGCCGTAAGCGCAAGATGGAGAACATTGCCATCTTGGAAAAGGAAATAGAGCAGTTGAGGACAGAGAGGGAAGGACTGCACAAGGAACGAAAAGAGGTGAAAAGGATTATGGAGGAACTGAAGAGCAATTTAAAAGTGCTTCAGCAGGACTtatacagcattttaaaaaataagggcAGTGAGTTCTATCAAGAGGATCCCTTGTTTAAACAGACAACAGAAGCCAGCATTCCCTTTCCTGCAAATTAG